Proteins from one uncultured Anaeromusa sp. genomic window:
- a CDS encoding NHLP family bacteriocin export ABC transporter peptidase/permease/ATPase subunit has translation MIKRQYVKTPTVLQMEAVECGAASLAIILAYYGLYLPLEQLRIECGVSRDGSKASNMMKAARKLGLEGAGFRDSAVGLRERELPLIIHWNFNHFLVLEGFKGKKVYLNDPGSGHRTVTWEVFAKSFTGIALRLQPGPEFKKGGSPPNSLAVLVNRLRGQESTLLFAVLTGAGLIIPGLAIPVLTQVFFDDVVSFKHADWIVSLLLAMGLAAVLQGALICLRSWCLTRWQGMLTIGESSRFFWHLLRLPMEFFQQRYGGEVASRVQFNETVASVLTGQAATAILDVMIAVFYLGMLFQYNVPLTLIGIAFSLVNVSILYVMHRWMTEQQMKIQQDAGKAYGTAIAGIQTIETIKASGNEGDFFNKWAGYQSKMLETLQKIELSAQVFMLAPSLLAGVNTAVIMAVGGFQIMDGLMTAGIFVAFQNLMGKFQEPLTKLLALNQSLQTTQTQMQRLDDVMQYRVDEEYEPSEIALDIGKAKLSGRVELQQVTFGYSRLEEPLIKDFNLSVEPGRWVALVGGSGSGKSTIAKLICGLYQPWSGEILFDSVPRSRIPREVLVNSLGAVDQEIVLFAGTVAENLSLFDSTLSRFEIVRAAKDAAIHTEITALRGGYETLVQEGGKNFSGGQCQRMEIARVLAMNPSVLVLDEATSALDPLTEQTVMNNLRRRGCACIVVAHRLSTIRDCDEIIVMRDGQVVQRGSHEAMMAVEGPYRELLAHDAIVSVQKGERT, from the coding sequence ATGATAAAAAGACAGTATGTCAAAACTCCGACGGTTTTGCAAATGGAGGCAGTGGAATGCGGGGCGGCGTCTTTGGCGATCATTCTCGCTTATTATGGACTGTATCTTCCGTTGGAACAACTAAGGATAGAGTGCGGCGTTTCCCGTGACGGCAGTAAAGCCAGCAATATGATGAAAGCAGCTCGGAAGCTAGGCCTGGAGGGGGCCGGTTTTCGAGATAGTGCAGTTGGACTGCGCGAACGGGAGCTGCCTTTAATTATTCATTGGAATTTTAATCATTTCCTCGTATTAGAAGGTTTTAAAGGCAAAAAAGTATACTTAAATGATCCTGGATCTGGACATAGAACGGTGACTTGGGAGGTATTTGCCAAGTCTTTTACCGGGATCGCTTTGAGGCTACAACCAGGGCCGGAGTTTAAAAAAGGAGGTTCGCCGCCAAATTCTCTCGCGGTTTTGGTTAATCGGCTTCGCGGTCAAGAGTCTACCCTGTTGTTTGCTGTGTTGACTGGCGCCGGATTGATTATTCCCGGGCTGGCCATTCCGGTGCTTACCCAGGTTTTTTTTGATGATGTCGTATCTTTTAAACACGCCGATTGGATCGTTAGCTTGCTGTTGGCGATGGGGCTTGCGGCAGTGTTGCAAGGAGCGCTGATTTGCTTGCGCTCTTGGTGTCTTACCCGTTGGCAAGGGATGCTAACCATTGGAGAATCCAGCCGCTTTTTTTGGCATTTGCTCAGGCTGCCTATGGAGTTTTTTCAACAACGCTACGGCGGGGAAGTTGCTTCACGGGTGCAGTTTAATGAAACAGTAGCGTCGGTGCTGACCGGTCAAGCGGCTACTGCAATTCTGGATGTGATGATAGCCGTTTTCTATTTAGGCATGCTATTTCAGTATAATGTACCATTAACCCTTATCGGTATTGCGTTCAGTCTGGTTAATGTAAGTATTCTTTATGTGATGCATCGATGGATGACAGAGCAGCAAATGAAGATACAGCAGGATGCGGGTAAAGCCTATGGGACGGCCATTGCTGGCATTCAGACGATTGAAACTATCAAAGCCAGCGGCAATGAGGGGGATTTTTTTAATAAATGGGCGGGCTATCAGAGCAAGATGCTGGAAACTCTGCAAAAAATCGAACTGTCAGCCCAAGTTTTCATGCTGGCCCCGTCGCTTTTAGCAGGCGTTAACACAGCGGTTATTATGGCAGTAGGTGGGTTTCAGATCATGGACGGGCTAATGACGGCCGGTATTTTTGTAGCTTTTCAAAATTTGATGGGTAAATTTCAAGAACCACTAACTAAGCTGCTTGCGTTGAATCAATCGCTGCAGACGACGCAGACACAGATGCAGCGCCTAGATGATGTGATGCAGTATCGAGTGGACGAGGAATATGAGCCTTCGGAGATAGCGCTAGATATTGGCAAAGCCAAACTGTCTGGGCGCGTAGAATTGCAGCAGGTGACGTTCGGCTATAGCCGTTTGGAAGAACCACTGATTAAAGATTTCAATCTAAGCGTCGAGCCGGGGCGCTGGGTGGCCTTGGTTGGCGGTTCGGGAAGCGGCAAATCTACCATCGCTAAATTGATATGCGGCCTGTACCAGCCGTGGTCGGGGGAAATCTTGTTTGACAGCGTTCCTCGCAGCCGGATTCCCCGTGAAGTACTTGTCAACTCTCTGGGGGCGGTGGATCAGGAGATTGTTTTGTTTGCCGGTACGGTTGCAGAAAACCTATCCTTATTCGATTCTACTCTTTCGCGATTTGAAATTGTGAGAGCGGCCAAAGATGCTGCGATTCACACCGAGATCACGGCTCTGAGGGGCGGGTACGAAACGCTCGTGCAAGAAGGAGGCAAAAACTTTAGCGGCGGTCAGTGTCAACGCATGGAAATTGCCAGGGTATTGGCTATGAATCCGTCTGTGCTTGTTTTGGATGAAGCGACCAGCGCGTTAGATCCTTTGACGGAACAAACTGTTATGAACAATCTTCGCCGCCGCGGCTGTGCCTGTATTGTTGTTGCCCACCGCCTAAGCACCATCAGAGACTGCGATGAAATTATCGTGATGAGGGACGGGCAAGTGGTACAGCGAGGCAGTCATGAGGCTATGATGGCTGTGGAGGGGCCGTATCGGGAGTTGCTTGCTCACGACGCGATCGTATCTGTGCAGAAGGGGGAACGGACATGA
- a CDS encoding NHLP bacteriocin export ABC transporter permease/ATPase subunit — MRAGESAQQEESMELAPGKELWLNDAESVLQIVSGTVDVYAVASEGMWQGQQTFLFEAVQGQTLFSLPAVESGGAITLMVIAPRGALFKKMTRSGMLAKTMQRGEHLLEAIWFMLEEWLEALLSAAVTASLPRSLIPLEAGESVTVQRGQMIRPLKNMLWVRPANGTVRYGPLPEQVLSHEVDFPLIFGWWLTADDEVSLRGVATNEVFSLSVLKEPMYFWQPLGRCHQLFCSLIELQFAATVRRGGERLVERRKLKERLLYDAAHQLLRTDMPDIPPVETMAGSPSCLLTVVRAVAAHLGAAEQQVRLPAGADPSCQDLFMLRHVVRLAGMQVRQVCLEAGWQKQDNGPLIGFRGAERHMVALLPVSANQYRLLDPDRAETILVNKDTACEIDAIAYTVYAGLPGKSISLSALLRFMIKKCWAGDVGTILLVSFIAGVIPVLIPLVTQTIFEDIIPVYERQGLITVVQVMLAAALAAVGVSFVRGVAVLRLKNRARLAAEAAVWLRLLSLPVSFFRRYEAGDLTQRMQSVNQLFMLLSNASVSALFNTLFSFCSLLVMLYYSWQLTAVAMIVWLVYLGISVFLQWRMVTAKRHMLKAAGETAGQVLQIFNGLSKFRMQGAEAQAFYLWSRKFGEQWKWNRKFRWKSNWLECVNTVQPVILNMLIFGLTMYWLDRNGAGAPANFITFPEFMGFNAALVGFNATLTGLIMVSANLLDVVPQLERIRPILETEPEVVEDKAEVGLLSGWVEISNVSFRYEADLPLVLRNVSINIRPGQFVAIVGASGSGKSTLLRLLLGFEKTEIGSIYYDGQDLAEVNVASVRSQMGVVLQNSQLMAGDILSNIIGSLPLTIHDAWQAAKMVGLAEDIEAMPMGMHTVISEGGSNISGGQRQRILIARAIVHQPRLILFDEATSALDNRTQAMVAESLERLNATRIVVAHRLSTVINADCIYVLDQGELVESGAYEKLMAQNGLFANLARRQMA; from the coding sequence ATGAGAGCGGGGGAGTCGGCGCAACAAGAAGAGAGTATGGAATTAGCTCCAGGCAAAGAGCTATGGCTCAACGATGCGGAATCTGTGCTGCAGATAGTGTCTGGTACCGTAGATGTATACGCGGTAGCTTCGGAGGGAATGTGGCAAGGTCAGCAAACTTTTTTATTCGAAGCTGTGCAAGGGCAAACGCTGTTTAGTCTGCCTGCTGTAGAGAGCGGTGGGGCGATAACACTTATGGTGATTGCACCTCGCGGGGCGCTTTTTAAAAAGATGACGCGCAGCGGAATGCTGGCGAAGACCATGCAGCGTGGAGAGCATCTTTTAGAAGCGATCTGGTTTATGCTGGAAGAATGGCTGGAAGCGTTATTGTCGGCGGCAGTAACCGCCTCGCTGCCTCGATCGCTTATCCCGTTAGAGGCTGGCGAGTCGGTAACTGTGCAACGAGGCCAAATGATCAGACCGCTAAAGAACATGCTTTGGGTTCGGCCTGCAAACGGTACTGTACGTTATGGGCCTCTTCCGGAGCAAGTATTAAGCCACGAAGTGGACTTTCCTTTGATTTTCGGGTGGTGGTTGACGGCAGATGACGAAGTAAGCCTTAGGGGCGTAGCTACCAATGAGGTGTTTTCTTTGTCCGTTCTTAAGGAGCCGATGTATTTTTGGCAGCCTCTTGGCAGATGCCATCAACTCTTTTGTTCACTGATCGAGTTGCAGTTTGCTGCGACCGTCCGACGCGGTGGCGAGCGGCTAGTAGAGAGAAGGAAATTAAAGGAACGGCTATTGTACGATGCCGCTCATCAACTGCTGCGTACAGACATGCCGGACATACCTCCAGTGGAGACTATGGCAGGCTCGCCATCTTGTCTGCTGACGGTAGTAAGGGCCGTGGCTGCCCATTTAGGTGCAGCGGAACAGCAGGTACGCTTGCCAGCGGGGGCGGATCCATCGTGCCAGGATCTATTTATGCTGAGGCATGTTGTTCGTTTGGCCGGCATGCAGGTGCGGCAAGTCTGCCTAGAAGCGGGATGGCAGAAGCAAGATAACGGTCCGCTTATTGGTTTCCGGGGGGCTGAGCGGCATATGGTGGCGTTATTGCCAGTGTCAGCGAATCAGTACCGCTTGCTCGACCCGGACCGCGCGGAGACGATCCTGGTAAACAAAGATACCGCTTGCGAGATTGACGCTATTGCGTATACGGTGTACGCAGGGTTGCCGGGCAAGTCAATTAGTTTGTCGGCATTGCTGCGTTTTATGATTAAAAAGTGCTGGGCCGGCGACGTGGGGACTATTTTACTTGTTAGCTTTATTGCAGGTGTCATTCCTGTCTTGATCCCGTTGGTTACACAGACGATTTTTGAAGATATAATTCCTGTTTATGAGCGCCAGGGCCTGATTACCGTGGTACAGGTCATGCTGGCAGCCGCTTTGGCTGCAGTTGGCGTTTCTTTTGTTCGCGGTGTTGCTGTTTTGAGGCTGAAAAACAGGGCGAGACTGGCTGCCGAGGCTGCAGTATGGCTGCGTTTACTGTCTTTGCCTGTTTCCTTTTTTCGACGCTATGAAGCCGGGGATTTAACCCAACGTATGCAGAGCGTTAATCAACTATTTATGTTGCTATCCAATGCATCGGTGTCAGCCTTGTTCAATACATTGTTTTCTTTTTGCAGTCTGCTGGTGATGCTGTATTATAGTTGGCAGTTAACCGCCGTGGCAATGATCGTATGGCTTGTATATCTTGGTATAAGCGTGTTTTTGCAATGGCGTATGGTGACGGCTAAACGGCATATGTTGAAGGCGGCAGGAGAGACGGCTGGACAGGTGCTGCAAATTTTTAACGGGTTGAGCAAGTTTCGCATGCAGGGAGCAGAGGCTCAAGCTTTTTATTTGTGGTCTCGAAAATTTGGTGAACAGTGGAAATGGAATAGAAAGTTTCGTTGGAAGTCCAATTGGCTGGAATGTGTCAATACAGTGCAACCGGTGATTTTGAACATGCTGATTTTTGGTTTGACGATGTATTGGCTTGATCGGAATGGGGCAGGAGCGCCGGCGAATTTCATAACCTTTCCGGAATTTATGGGCTTCAACGCGGCTCTGGTTGGCTTTAACGCTACGCTGACAGGCCTGATCATGGTGAGTGCCAATTTGCTTGATGTTGTTCCGCAGTTGGAACGGATTCGTCCGATATTGGAGACTGAACCGGAAGTGGTCGAGGATAAAGCCGAGGTTGGTCTACTAAGCGGCTGGGTTGAAATCAGTAATGTTTCATTCCGGTATGAAGCGGATCTGCCGCTAGTATTGCGCAATGTATCTATAAATATACGTCCGGGGCAATTTGTCGCCATTGTAGGGGCGTCTGGCAGTGGCAAATCCACGTTGCTGCGTCTTTTGCTGGGCTTTGAAAAAACCGAGATAGGTTCTATTTACTACGATGGTCAGGATTTGGCGGAGGTAAACGTGGCTTCGGTGCGGTCCCAGATGGGGGTAGTGCTGCAAAACAGCCAACTGATGGCCGGCGATATTCTGTCTAATATTATCGGGTCGTTACCATTGACAATCCATGATGCGTGGCAGGCGGCGAAAATGGTAGGGCTGGCTGAAGATATTGAGGCGATGCCGATGGGGATGCATACGGTAATTAGCGAGGGCGGTTCTAATATTTCAGGCGGGCAACGGCAACGGATATTAATTGCCAGAGCCATCGTACATCAGCCGCGCCTGATTCTATTTGATGAGGCCACAAGCGCTTTGGATAATCGCACACAGGCGATGGTAGCGGAGAGCCTTGAACGGCTGAACGCGACACGGATTGTTGTAGCGCATCGACTTAGCACGGTAATCAACGCTGATTGTATTTATGTACTGGACCAAGGAGAGCTGGTAGAGTCGGGGGCCTACGAGAAACTAATGGCTCAAAATGGTTTGTTTGCTAACTTGGCTCGCAGGCAAATGGCGTAG